One Curtobacterium sp. MCLR17_007 DNA window includes the following coding sequences:
- a CDS encoding alpha/beta hydrolase-fold protein — translation MFTELLRVPIVTPQVLVPVDVLAALLTLWTLLGRRRGLVLRVVAVVVGAAVGLLAVWWFGDVRDEFGVAFTPVTRMWVALAFAGIALALVVLVQGGLNGRAWGRRVLAVTAMATMVLAAGLGVNVDFGAYRTIDQAITTNPYPDGTLGHQHAAAPGATVVDAATWTAPAGMPREGKAMSFRIPGTVSHFHARKAVVWFPPAALTKDPPTLPVLVTFSGQPGQPSDMFQAGGMGRYLDAYAAAHKGLAPIVVAPDQLGAPNRNPMCLDSRQLGRSATYVMTDTVHWIEKHLDVASGPSAWGVDGFSEGATCAMQFSAEHPGVFGSALAISSEIAPFTGSAQHSAQVAFHGDRAAYAAAAPIAIMHRNAPYHDHLTVFGFGQDDAPYRATTARLRTAAEQAGMQTDVLVSPGSAHDWNTVRYVLAHGLQLVIAHLGLPAQDGAL, via the coding sequence GTGTTCACCGAACTGCTCCGCGTGCCGATCGTCACCCCCCAGGTGCTCGTCCCCGTCGACGTCCTGGCGGCGCTGCTGACCCTCTGGACGCTCCTCGGTCGGCGTCGGGGGCTGGTGCTGCGGGTGGTCGCCGTCGTCGTCGGTGCCGCTGTCGGGCTGCTCGCCGTCTGGTGGTTCGGCGACGTCCGCGACGAGTTCGGCGTCGCGTTCACCCCGGTCACACGGATGTGGGTCGCTCTGGCGTTCGCCGGCATCGCGCTCGCCCTGGTCGTGCTGGTGCAGGGCGGGCTCAACGGACGGGCGTGGGGGCGTCGGGTGCTCGCGGTCACGGCGATGGCCACCATGGTGCTGGCGGCGGGCCTCGGGGTGAACGTGGACTTCGGGGCGTACCGCACGATCGACCAGGCCATCACGACGAACCCCTACCCGGACGGCACGCTCGGACACCAGCACGCCGCAGCGCCGGGCGCGACGGTCGTCGACGCCGCGACGTGGACGGCACCGGCCGGCATGCCCCGCGAGGGGAAGGCGATGTCGTTCCGCATCCCCGGGACGGTGTCCCACTTCCACGCCCGCAAGGCCGTCGTCTGGTTCCCGCCGGCAGCGCTGACGAAGGACCCGCCGACCCTGCCCGTGCTCGTGACGTTCTCCGGTCAGCCCGGTCAGCCGTCCGACATGTTCCAGGCGGGTGGCATGGGCCGGTACCTTGACGCCTATGCAGCTGCGCACAAGGGCCTGGCGCCCATCGTCGTCGCGCCGGACCAGCTCGGGGCCCCGAACCGCAACCCGATGTGCCTGGACTCACGGCAGCTCGGACGCAGCGCGACCTACGTCATGACGGACACCGTGCACTGGATCGAGAAGCACCTCGACGTCGCGTCCGGGCCGTCGGCCTGGGGCGTCGACGGGTTCTCCGAGGGGGCGACCTGCGCGATGCAGTTCTCGGCGGAGCACCCCGGCGTGTTCGGTTCGGCGCTCGCGATCTCCAGCGAGATCGCGCCGTTCACCGGCTCGGCGCAGCACTCGGCCCAGGTGGCGTTCCACGGAGACCGTGCCGCGTACGCCGCGGCCGCCCCGATCGCGATCATGCACCGCAACGCGCCGTACCACGACCACCTCACCGTCTTCGGCTTCGGCCAGGACGACGCCCCGTACCGAGCAACGACCGCGCGACTCCGCACCGCGGCCGAACAGGCGGGCATGCAGACCGACGTCCTGGTCTCACCGGGTTCGGCACACGACTGGAACACCGTCCGGTACGTGCTCGCCCACGGACTCCAGCTGGTCATCGCTCACCTCGGCCTGCCGGCGCAGGACGGCGCGCTGTGA
- a CDS encoding GNAT family N-acetyltransferase, with amino-acid sequence MASVFSAPTRNLDIVTLHEILRLRQDVFVVEQGCAYGDIDGRDLEPGTVQFWAGEGSVDATLRLLREPDGTERIGRVVTAARARGTGLGAQLMEAALAETRSPVVVLGAQAHLEQWYGRFGFVRSGEDYMEDTIPHVPMTRTR; translated from the coding sequence ATGGCCTCGGTCTTCAGCGCTCCCACCCGCAATCTCGACATCGTGACGTTGCACGAGATCCTCCGCCTGCGACAGGACGTCTTCGTCGTCGAACAGGGCTGCGCGTACGGGGACATCGACGGACGCGACCTCGAGCCCGGCACGGTGCAGTTCTGGGCCGGCGAGGGCTCGGTCGACGCCACCCTGCGGCTGCTGCGCGAACCCGACGGCACCGAGCGCATCGGCCGGGTCGTCACCGCTGCCCGGGCGCGTGGCACCGGCCTCGGCGCGCAGCTGATGGAGGCCGCGCTCGCCGAGACCCGCTCCCCCGTCGTCGTCCTCGGCGCACAGGCACACCTCGAGCAGTGGTACGGACGGTTCGGGTTCGTCCGGTCGGGCGAGGACTACATGGAGGACACGATCCCCCACGTCCCGATGACCCGCACGCGCTGA
- a CDS encoding Lrp/AsnC family transcriptional regulator, with product MSDRAARPDPAPRLDEVDERILWTLAADARIPNNRLAAAVGIAPSTCLARVRALEDAGVVRGYRADVDIARLGFSIEAMVSVRVHAAARHELRDFAKRLLRVPVVLDVSFLAGDKDFLVHIACTSTEQLRDFVADELSGDPSVATTQTNIVFERLTADRGHQARSYDELRRWRA from the coding sequence GTGTCCGACCGTGCCGCTCGACCCGACCCCGCGCCGCGCCTCGACGAGGTCGACGAGCGCATCCTCTGGACCCTCGCCGCCGACGCCCGGATCCCGAACAACCGGCTCGCGGCCGCGGTGGGGATCGCGCCGTCGACGTGTCTGGCCCGGGTCCGGGCACTCGAGGACGCCGGTGTCGTCCGGGGCTACCGAGCGGACGTCGACATCGCCCGGCTCGGCTTCTCGATCGAGGCGATGGTGTCCGTCCGGGTGCACGCGGCCGCTCGGCACGAGCTCCGGGACTTCGCCAAGCGCCTGCTGCGGGTCCCCGTCGTGCTCGACGTGTCGTTCCTGGCGGGCGACAAGGACTTCCTGGTGCACATCGCCTGCACGTCGACCGAGCAGCTCCGCGACTTCGTGGCCGACGAACTGAGCGGGGACCCCTCCGTCGCGACGACGCAGACGAACATCGTGTTCGAACGGCTCACCGCGGACCGTGGGCACCAGGCCCGGTCGTACGACGAACTGCGGCGCTGGCGGGCCTGA
- a CDS encoding DUF5997 family protein translates to MAQEQTMKPETAAKKLGILLSAAPESFRDAPVTRTAFDELRTSPPEWLEDLRRDGPHPRPVVAQKLGVSISGLSRSGIDDALTTAQIKDLLVEKPEWLVQERATQAAVHAENARVKQERAAKTAARAEG, encoded by the coding sequence ATGGCGCAGGAACAGACGATGAAGCCCGAGACGGCTGCGAAGAAGCTCGGCATCCTGCTGTCGGCCGCTCCGGAGTCCTTCCGCGACGCGCCCGTCACGCGGACCGCCTTCGACGAGCTGCGGACCTCGCCGCCCGAGTGGCTCGAGGACCTGCGCCGCGACGGACCCCACCCGCGTCCGGTCGTCGCGCAGAAGCTCGGCGTGTCGATCTCCGGGCTCAGCCGCTCCGGCATCGACGACGCCCTCACCACGGCACAGATCAAGGACCTGCTCGTCGAGAAGCCCGAGTGGCTCGTGCAGGAACGTGCCACGCAGGCCGCCGTCCACGCCGAGAACGCCCGCGTCAAGCAGGAGCGCGCCGCCAAGACCGCAGCCCGCGCCGAGGGCTGA
- a CDS encoding LysR family transcriptional regulator substrate-binding protein, producing the protein MTAALTIAFVPGVSPAKWARVWRDRFPDVELLLRPIGQSEVDDTLAGDVDMVFARLPVSESHNAIPLWTETAVVATPKDSALAKSAELSTADLADVHVIDAGPVPADLDASLDLVEANVGVVVLPQSLFRKASRKDLVARPLADAEGTRVALVWREADASDLTAEFIGVVRGRTANSSRSQPDQPGGPDRVDDDGSRPSRGASKAGSGGKAGTGSKAGSGGGAGTVGGKAKAKSPGGGKSGGGKNSNTGKGPTPGRGKMRGKPSRGSKGNR; encoded by the coding sequence ATGACCGCGGCACTCACCATCGCTTTCGTGCCGGGCGTCTCCCCCGCCAAGTGGGCTCGCGTCTGGCGCGACCGGTTCCCCGACGTCGAGCTGTTGCTCCGCCCGATCGGACAGTCCGAGGTCGATGACACCCTGGCCGGCGACGTCGACATGGTCTTCGCCCGGCTCCCCGTCTCCGAGTCCCACAACGCCATCCCGCTCTGGACCGAGACCGCCGTCGTCGCCACCCCGAAGGACTCGGCCCTGGCGAAGTCGGCGGAGCTCTCCACCGCCGACCTCGCCGACGTGCACGTCATCGACGCCGGTCCCGTCCCCGCGGACCTCGACGCGTCGCTCGACCTGGTCGAGGCCAACGTCGGCGTCGTCGTCCTGCCGCAGTCGCTCTTCCGCAAGGCCAGCCGCAAGGACCTCGTCGCCCGCCCGCTGGCCGACGCCGAGGGCACCCGCGTTGCGCTCGTCTGGCGCGAAGCGGACGCCTCGGACCTCACGGCCGAGTTCATCGGCGTGGTGCGTGGGCGCACCGCCAACAGCTCCCGCAGTCAGCCCGACCAGCCGGGAGGCCCGGACCGCGTCGACGACGACGGCTCGCGGCCGTCCCGCGGCGCGTCGAAGGCCGGATCGGGCGGCAAGGCCGGCACCGGCAGCAAGGCCGGATCCGGCGGCGGAGCGGGGACCGTCGGCGGCAAGGCCAAGGCGAAGTCCCCGGGTGGCGGCAAGTCCGGTGGCGGCAAGAACTCCAACACCGGCAAGGGCCCCACACCGGGCCGCGGCAAGATGCGGGGCAAGCCGAGCCGGGGGTCGAAGGGCAACCGGTGA
- a CDS encoding GNAT family N-acetyltransferase has translation MTDTRLRAMPATSLPAWLETTMAEYVRSRMQSGESRERAEENKQQSLDRWFPGGEPLAGHHVWDVLDGQDTVVGYLWIGPFETGSADWWVFNVEISADHRRKGHARRALELGQQVAKDEGARTIGLNVFGYNTGAQGLYEQLGYRVTSTQMLLPLD, from the coding sequence GTGACGGACACGCGCCTGCGGGCGATGCCGGCCACGAGCCTCCCGGCCTGGTTGGAGACGACCATGGCGGAGTACGTCCGGTCGCGGATGCAGTCGGGCGAGAGCCGCGAACGCGCCGAGGAGAACAAGCAACAGTCGCTCGATCGCTGGTTCCCCGGCGGTGAGCCGCTCGCCGGTCACCACGTGTGGGACGTCCTGGACGGCCAGGACACCGTCGTCGGGTACCTCTGGATCGGTCCGTTCGAGACCGGCAGCGCGGACTGGTGGGTGTTCAACGTCGAGATCTCCGCTGACCACCGCCGCAAGGGACACGCACGTCGGGCGCTCGAGCTCGGCCAGCAGGTCGCGAAGGACGAGGGTGCGCGCACCATCGGCCTCAACGTCTTCGGGTACAACACCGGCGCGCAGGGCCTCTACGAGCAGCTCGGCTACCGGGTGACCTCGACGCAGATGCTGCTGCCGCTCGACTGA
- a CDS encoding DJ-1/PfpI family protein — translation MTNEHPDAAPRTTRVAPVDAEHVAVPIDVVVPEPDARAEDATIPDHDPAEVRIAFLLFPDLTILDLVGPAQVLTRVTGARVEYVAATLDPVPTDTGLALVPTVTLADATSADVLVVPGGDGAFDAMLDPEVIAFVRRQAEDATWIASVCTGAFVLGAAGLLAGKRATTHWASKPMLAAFGATPSDERMVDDGSVVTAAGVSAGIDMSLWLAAELAGQPEAERIQLQIEYDPQPPFDAGSAEQADARVVTEARAAAEGSRGERVAQAAASVMR, via the coding sequence ATGACGAACGAGCACCCGGACGCCGCCCCGCGCACGACCCGGGTCGCCCCGGTCGACGCCGAGCACGTCGCCGTCCCGATCGACGTCGTGGTGCCCGAGCCCGATGCCCGCGCCGAGGACGCCACGATTCCCGATCACGACCCCGCCGAGGTCCGGATCGCCTTCCTGCTGTTCCCCGACCTGACGATCCTCGACCTGGTCGGTCCGGCACAGGTCCTGACCCGGGTCACGGGCGCCCGCGTCGAGTACGTCGCGGCGACGCTCGACCCGGTCCCCACCGACACCGGTCTGGCCCTGGTGCCGACCGTGACCCTCGCGGACGCGACCTCCGCTGACGTGCTCGTCGTCCCCGGCGGCGACGGGGCGTTCGACGCGATGCTCGATCCCGAGGTCATCGCCTTCGTCCGACGTCAGGCCGAGGACGCGACGTGGATCGCCTCGGTGTGCACGGGCGCGTTCGTCCTCGGCGCGGCCGGGCTGCTCGCTGGCAAACGGGCGACGACGCACTGGGCCTCGAAGCCGATGCTCGCCGCGTTCGGTGCCACGCCGTCCGACGAGCGCATGGTCGACGACGGCTCGGTGGTGACCGCGGCCGGTGTCAGCGCCGGGATCGACATGTCCCTCTGGCTCGCCGCCGAGCTCGCCGGGCAGCCCGAGGCCGAACGCATCCAGCTGCAGATCGAGTACGACCCGCAGCCGCCGTTCGACGCCGGGTCGGCCGAGCAAGCCGACGCCCGGGTCGTGACCGAGGCCCGTGCCGCCGCCGAGGGATCGCGTGGTGAGCGCGTCGCGCAGGCCGCCGCGTCGGTCATGCGCTGA
- a CDS encoding inositol monophosphatase family protein, with translation MDDETLARTLVTESAALAEHMRSAGVAAEEKTSASDLVTAADRAAERHIRDVLERERPGDGLLGEEGSATGGTMGRRWVADPIDGTFNFVSGLPAWCSAVALEVDGRLATAAVRRPEADDTWVAAAGRVERNGVPVEPLDDRALALASVATYLHPGDLQDPVVTGVFSSIAGAAATVRISGSGTCDLADVAAGHIGLWIQYDCADWDWLPGRALVEGVGGATEIVHRAGRRWHLAGSQQSVAEAAALLHAV, from the coding sequence ATGGACGACGAGACCCTCGCGAGGACGCTGGTGACCGAGTCGGCAGCACTCGCCGAGCACATGCGCTCCGCCGGGGTCGCTGCCGAAGAGAAGACGTCGGCGTCCGACCTGGTCACGGCAGCCGACCGAGCGGCCGAACGGCACATCCGGGACGTCCTCGAACGCGAACGCCCGGGCGACGGACTGCTCGGCGAAGAGGGCAGCGCCACCGGTGGCACCATGGGTCGGCGGTGGGTGGCAGACCCCATCGACGGGACGTTCAACTTCGTGTCCGGACTCCCCGCTTGGTGCAGCGCCGTCGCACTCGAGGTCGACGGACGCCTGGCGACGGCCGCGGTCCGTCGACCCGAGGCGGACGACACCTGGGTCGCCGCTGCGGGACGGGTGGAGCGCAACGGTGTCCCGGTCGAGCCGCTCGACGACCGTGCGCTGGCGCTCGCGAGCGTGGCGACCTACCTGCACCCGGGCGATCTGCAGGACCCGGTCGTCACCGGTGTGTTCAGCAGCATCGCGGGCGCGGCGGCGACGGTGCGCATCAGCGGCTCGGGGACGTGCGACCTGGCCGACGTCGCGGCCGGTCACATCGGGCTCTGGATCCAGTACGACTGCGCCGACTGGGACTGGCTGCCGGGCCGAGCGCTGGTCGAGGGGGTCGGTGGCGCGACCGAGATCGTGCACCGGGCCGGGCGCCGGTGGCACCTCGCCGGATCGCAGCAGTCCGTGGCCGAGGCCGCGGCCCTCCTGCACGCCGTCTGA
- a CDS encoding DNA-3-methyladenine glycosylase I, which yields MSDLVTGDDGLARPAWASVDPMLRDYYDTEWGMPVRDERGVFERLSLEAFQSGLSWRTILAKRPAFRAAFADFDPDTVAAFGEDDVARLMADAGIVRNRAKILATITNANATIALRADGGLAEFVWSFRPESTPQPTTFAEVPTTSDESVALSKALRKRGFAFVGPTTMFALMEALGIVDTHLVDSHRRGTSGVWS from the coding sequence GTGAGTGATCTGGTGACCGGGGACGACGGACTGGCCCGCCCCGCCTGGGCGTCGGTCGACCCGATGCTGCGCGACTACTACGACACCGAGTGGGGCATGCCCGTCCGCGACGAACGGGGGGTGTTCGAGCGGCTGTCGCTCGAGGCCTTCCAGTCCGGCCTGTCGTGGCGCACGATCCTGGCCAAGCGCCCCGCGTTCCGTGCGGCCTTCGCGGACTTCGACCCGGACACGGTCGCGGCGTTCGGCGAGGACGACGTCGCCCGGCTGATGGCCGACGCGGGCATCGTCCGGAACCGCGCGAAGATCCTTGCGACGATCACCAACGCGAACGCCACGATCGCCCTGCGCGCGGACGGCGGCCTGGCGGAGTTCGTGTGGTCGTTCCGCCCGGAGTCGACCCCGCAGCCGACGACGTTCGCCGAGGTCCCGACCACGAGCGACGAGTCCGTCGCCCTGTCCAAGGCCCTGCGGAAGCGCGGGTTCGCCTTCGTCGGACCGACGACGATGTTCGCGCTCATGGAAGCGCTCGGCATCGTCGACACGCACCTGGTCGACAGCCACCGTCGCGGCACCTCGGGCGTCTGGTCCTGA
- a CDS encoding heavy metal translocating P-type ATPase — translation MAEHNEHQERGTTVRDAAHDDALRHDLGVDGQGHRDTARDGHADAADHDAHAGHGQADQAHAGHDHHGHGAGGHDHHGHGGHGDHAAMFRDKFWWSLVLAVPVVAFSSMFADILHYPLPDAAWAGWVSPVLGTVLFLYGGWPFLSGGVSEARAKQPGMMLLIGMAIVVAFVASWITSLGLFGLDLDFWWELALLIVIMLLGHWIEMRAMGVASSALDALAALLPDEADVIDDRGEVSRVAVSSLQVGQTVVVRPGGRVPADGTVVDGRAQVDESMITGESVAVERGSGDRVVAGTVATDSSIRVRITATGDDTALSGIQRMVAEAQSSSSRTQVLADRAAALLFFFATGAAIITFVVWILLGSPTEAITRTVTVLIIACPHALGLAIPLVVAISTERAAKAGILVKDRLALERMRNVDTVVFDKTGTLTTGSPEVVDTVGDDAVLGLAAAAERDSEHPVARAIVAAADQRGVAVPSEVAETGSVPGRGVTATIAGQRVEVGGPAMLRERGAAVPAEFEDTLARWRAEGAAVIVAVVDGTVRAAFAVRDAVRPESAEAVRALHDRGVRVAMVTGDAQQVADAVARELGIDEVRAEVLPEDKDAEVARLQQGGAVVAMVGDGVNDAPALARADVGIAIGAGTDVAVQSAGVVLASNDPRRVLTVIDLSRATYRKMVQNLVWATGYNLLSVPLAAGVLAGVGFVLSPAVGAVLMSLSTVIVSLNAQLLRRFRA, via the coding sequence ATGGCCGAGCACAACGAGCACCAGGAACGCGGCACGACCGTCCGCGACGCCGCCCACGACGACGCCCTCCGGCACGACCTCGGCGTCGACGGTCAGGGGCACCGGGACACCGCCCGCGACGGGCACGCCGACGCTGCCGATCACGACGCGCACGCGGGTCACGGGCAGGCTGACCAGGCGCACGCCGGGCACGACCACCACGGGCACGGCGCCGGCGGTCACGACCACCACGGGCACGGCGGGCACGGCGACCACGCGGCGATGTTCCGCGACAAGTTCTGGTGGAGCCTGGTGCTCGCGGTGCCGGTCGTCGCGTTCAGCTCGATGTTCGCGGACATCCTGCACTATCCACTTCCCGACGCGGCCTGGGCGGGCTGGGTCTCCCCGGTCCTCGGCACCGTGCTGTTCCTGTACGGCGGATGGCCCTTCCTGTCGGGCGGCGTCTCCGAAGCGCGGGCGAAGCAGCCCGGCATGATGCTGCTCATCGGCATGGCCATCGTCGTGGCTTTCGTCGCGTCCTGGATCACCAGCCTCGGCCTGTTCGGGCTCGACCTCGACTTCTGGTGGGAGCTCGCGCTCCTCATCGTGATCATGCTGCTCGGCCACTGGATCGAGATGCGCGCGATGGGCGTCGCGTCCAGTGCCCTCGACGCGCTCGCGGCCCTGCTGCCGGACGAGGCGGACGTCATCGACGACCGGGGTGAGGTGTCCCGGGTGGCCGTGTCGAGCCTCCAGGTCGGCCAGACCGTCGTGGTCCGCCCCGGCGGACGCGTGCCGGCGGACGGCACGGTCGTCGATGGCCGCGCACAGGTCGACGAGTCGATGATCACGGGGGAGTCCGTCGCCGTCGAGCGCGGCTCGGGGGACCGCGTGGTCGCCGGCACCGTCGCGACCGACAGCTCGATCCGCGTCCGGATCACGGCGACCGGTGACGACACCGCGCTGTCGGGCATCCAGCGGATGGTCGCCGAGGCGCAGTCGTCGTCCTCGCGCACCCAGGTGCTGGCCGACCGCGCAGCAGCGCTGTTGTTCTTCTTCGCCACCGGCGCCGCGATCATCACCTTCGTCGTGTGGATCCTGCTCGGCAGCCCGACCGAAGCGATCACCCGCACCGTCACCGTGCTGATCATCGCCTGCCCGCACGCACTCGGGCTCGCCATCCCGCTCGTCGTCGCGATCTCGACCGAGCGCGCCGCGAAGGCCGGCATCCTCGTGAAGGACCGCCTGGCGCTCGAGCGGATGCGCAACGTCGACACCGTCGTGTTCGACAAGACCGGCACCCTCACCACCGGGTCGCCCGAAGTGGTGGACACCGTCGGGGACGACGCCGTCCTCGGACTCGCCGCTGCTGCCGAACGCGACAGCGAGCACCCCGTGGCCCGCGCGATCGTCGCCGCTGCCGACCAGCGCGGCGTGGCCGTGCCGTCCGAGGTCGCCGAGACCGGGTCCGTCCCCGGTCGTGGCGTCACCGCGACCATCGCAGGCCAGCGCGTCGAGGTCGGTGGTCCTGCCATGCTGCGCGAACGCGGGGCCGCCGTGCCCGCCGAGTTCGAGGACACACTCGCGCGCTGGCGTGCCGAGGGCGCGGCGGTCATCGTCGCGGTCGTCGACGGCACCGTCCGGGCAGCGTTCGCCGTGCGCGACGCCGTCCGTCCCGAGTCCGCCGAGGCCGTCCGCGCCCTGCACGACCGCGGGGTCCGCGTCGCGATGGTCACCGGGGACGCCCAGCAGGTCGCCGACGCGGTCGCTCGCGAGCTCGGCATCGACGAGGTCCGTGCCGAGGTCCTCCCCGAGGACAAGGACGCCGAGGTCGCACGCCTGCAGCAGGGCGGCGCGGTGGTCGCGATGGTCGGGGACGGCGTGAACGACGCGCCCGCGCTGGCCCGGGCGGACGTCGGCATCGCGATCGGTGCCGGCACCGACGTCGCCGTGCAGAGCGCCGGCGTGGTGCTCGCGTCGAACGACCCGCGCCGGGTGCTCACGGTGATCGACCTGTCCCGTGCGACCTACCGCAAGATGGTGCAGAACCTGGTCTGGGCGACGGGCTACAACCTGCTGTCGGTGCCGCTCGCGGCCGGGGTGCTCGCCGGAGTCGGGTTCGTGCTGTCGCCTGCCGTCGGCGCGGTCCTGATGAGCCTGTCGACGGTGATCGTCAGCCTGAACGCCCAGCTGCTGCGGCGCTTCCGCGCCTGA
- a CDS encoding cellulase family glycosylhydrolase, giving the protein MRRSTILRRSVATGLTVIAVVAGFLVPATAASAATTPAVPVTALRVTKNVMVDTAGKAVKLRGVNRSGTEYNCQQGGGVFSGPTDQASIDLLRSWNVNAVRLPLNEHCWLGIDWAPQSTGEPYRAAVQDYVNRLAANGIRTILDLHFTGPKAIWGEQQKEMANTTYSLPFWTSVASRFAASPAVLYEPFNEPHDISVDCWRNGCTMPEGWQAAGYQQLVSTIRATGAKQPIIVNGLDWGHDMAPLLTAMPTDPAKALVAGQHLYNFKSCVTASCWTAKFGPVAAKMPMVAEEIGVNDCSTTMPLAFMRWMDANGGDGYVFWNFGTTGCPDGGQYGGSALISDWNGTPTPYGDAVRQYFLSRPV; this is encoded by the coding sequence ATGAGGCGATCCACCATCCTCCGGCGCAGCGTCGCGACCGGGCTCACCGTCATCGCGGTCGTCGCGGGGTTCCTGGTCCCCGCGACCGCGGCATCCGCCGCCACCACACCCGCCGTGCCCGTCACCGCCCTGCGCGTGACGAAGAACGTGATGGTCGACACCGCCGGCAAGGCCGTGAAGCTGCGCGGCGTCAACCGGTCGGGCACCGAGTACAACTGCCAGCAGGGCGGGGGCGTCTTCTCCGGACCGACCGACCAGGCCTCCATCGACCTGCTGCGGTCGTGGAACGTCAACGCCGTCCGCCTGCCGCTGAACGAGCACTGCTGGCTCGGCATCGACTGGGCACCGCAGTCCACGGGCGAGCCCTACCGTGCGGCGGTCCAGGACTACGTCAACCGTCTGGCGGCGAACGGCATCCGGACGATCCTGGACCTGCACTTCACCGGACCGAAGGCGATCTGGGGCGAGCAGCAGAAGGAGATGGCGAACACGACGTACTCGCTGCCGTTCTGGACGTCGGTCGCGAGCCGCTTCGCCGCCAGCCCCGCGGTGCTCTACGAACCCTTCAACGAACCGCACGACATCTCGGTCGACTGCTGGCGGAACGGCTGCACGATGCCCGAGGGCTGGCAGGCAGCCGGGTACCAGCAGCTCGTCTCGACGATCCGGGCCACCGGGGCGAAGCAGCCGATCATCGTCAACGGGCTCGACTGGGGCCACGACATGGCGCCGCTGCTGACCGCGATGCCGACCGACCCCGCGAAGGCCCTGGTGGCCGGCCAACACCTCTACAACTTCAAGAGCTGCGTGACCGCGTCGTGCTGGACCGCGAAGTTCGGGCCGGTCGCCGCGAAGATGCCGATGGTGGCCGAGGAGATCGGCGTCAACGACTGCTCGACCACGATGCCGCTGGCCTTCATGCGGTGGATGGACGCGAACGGCGGCGACGGGTACGTCTTCTGGAACTTCGGCACGACGGGCTGTCCGGACGGCGGCCAGTACGGCGGCTCGGCACTGATCAGCGACTGGAACGGGACGCCGACCCCCTACGGGGACGCGGTGCGGCAGTACTTCCTCAGTCGCCCGGTGTGA
- a CDS encoding type II CAAX endopeptidase family protein, whose amino-acid sequence MTDAPHPQPDRTVPLWSIVAFLVLALGGAWAVTLPLWLSGRGLGAPGATLLIVGMMFTPLVSAALVFLVLGRRRPRPVLRFLGVWPLRPAKRTVWVTVAAYLGGVLLPFAALAVAALAGWFPLDLTGFSGFRDLLRAQGLTELPVPIGVLVTAQLVQLPLLAAVNAIVTIGEEIGWRGFLVPALLRFGTWPALVGSGVVWGLWHTPIILLGYNFGRFDALGVVFMVVACVLLGIVLGWLRLRTGSVWPAVFAHAGVNGAAGVGAVLGASGVGVSTVLHSPLGVSGWIVLAAVIAVLVLTGAVRRRGDLAPRRTRGAEPSVTPGD is encoded by the coding sequence GTGACCGATGCCCCGCACCCGCAGCCCGACCGCACCGTCCCGCTGTGGTCGATCGTCGCGTTCCTGGTGCTGGCGCTCGGCGGCGCCTGGGCCGTGACGCTGCCGCTGTGGCTGTCCGGGCGCGGCCTGGGTGCGCCCGGGGCGACCCTGTTGATCGTCGGCATGATGTTCACCCCGCTGGTCTCGGCGGCGCTCGTGTTCCTGGTGCTCGGACGCCGTCGGCCGCGCCCCGTGCTGCGGTTCCTGGGCGTCTGGCCGCTCCGTCCCGCCAAGCGCACGGTGTGGGTCACCGTCGCCGCCTACCTGGGCGGCGTGCTGCTGCCGTTCGCCGCACTCGCCGTCGCCGCGCTGGCCGGCTGGTTCCCCCTCGACCTGACCGGGTTCAGCGGCTTCCGCGACCTGCTCCGCGCACAGGGGCTCACCGAGCTGCCCGTGCCGATCGGCGTGCTGGTCACGGCCCAGCTCGTGCAGCTGCCCCTGCTGGCGGCCGTCAACGCGATCGTGACCATCGGCGAGGAGATCGGGTGGCGTGGCTTCCTCGTACCCGCACTGCTGCGGTTCGGCACCTGGCCCGCACTGGTCGGCTCCGGGGTCGTCTGGGGCCTCTGGCACACGCCGATCATCCTGCTGGGCTACAACTTCGGCCGGTTCGACGCGCTCGGCGTGGTGTTCATGGTCGTCGCCTGCGTCCTGCTCGGCATCGTGCTCGGGTGGCTCCGGTTGCGGACGGGATCGGTCTGGCCCGCGGTGTTCGCGCATGCCGGGGTGAACGGGGCGGCCGGGGTCGGTGCCGTCCTCGGCGCATCCGGGGTCGGCGTCTCGACCGTGCTCCACAGTCCGCTCGGGGTGTCCGGGTGGATCGTCCTGGCTGCCGTCATCGCCGTGCTGGTCCTCACCGGTGCCGTCCGCCGCAGGGGTGACCTCGCGCCGCGCCGCACCCGAGGCGCCGAGCCGAGCGTCACACCGGGCGACTGA